The sequence below is a genomic window from Pseudobdellovibrionaceae bacterium.
ACCCTTCTTCGCTAGCTCGTTTCCTATTTGAAGGCGGTAAGATTGTTCCTGCTCGCGTAAGCAAATTGAGCTTTAAACAGCAAAAGGCCCTTAATAAGGCGATCAAACGCGCTCGTCATCTTGCTTTATTGCCTAACGGCTCTATCGCTTATGACGATTTCAAAAGACCTGCGCCGATCTCTCCAAAGCCTTTTGAATACTAGATCCTGTATTTATTACAGATTAACTCAACGCAATAAAATCCCCTTTCATGGGGATTTTTTATTTTATTTTATTGATAGGGCAAGCAGTCCAAAGAAAATAAGCTTAATGTGAACGCACGATCGGGCTTCATTTTGGCCTTGCGGAAATAATACTTATCGTCCTCTTCTTTATCCTTGGCTTCATTGGCATCAATCTCACTCAGACGGCGCTGTACTCTGGTTTTGGGTATTGTGGCAGGGTCTTCTACCAGTAAACCCAAGGTGGAACTCACAAGAGCATTCCACTGTTCTTGAGGATAAAACATATTGTAAAATTCGCGAACCCGACAAAAAGTTTTTAAATCTGAAGACTTAAGCCAGCCCACCTTCTCAAATTGGGTTCCAGGTGGACGATCTCCCCAAGCCAGTTGCACCATAGTTCTTAAGTATTGTCCAAAAGACAAACTGATCATGGGAGTTTCTGCTAGTTCCATTAAACATTTTTCTTGCAGCTTGGGCATGTCGCCAACTACAGACTCAAAAATTTGAAAGTACTCTACACATCCTGAACCACGAATAGAATTGATACACTTTTTTCTGGCTGGTGAAAGTCGCCCCAAAAGCTTGCCTTTCTGACTCCGAGAGAACTCATTGATCTGAGCATCACACAGTTTATAAAGAGGTTTATCATACATAAAATAGGCTAGAGCACCTACGAGAATGATGGCCACAAACATCCATTCAGGAATATATCTGAATATTTGCGACAGAAAACGTTCCATTACACGGGCTTACCACAATTCATAAATTTTAAATTGATCGGGTTCTGAGCTTTCGAGTCCTTTTGTAACCACAAGGCACGATCTAAAGGGCAAAAGAAGATCTTATATTTTTTAACATCAAAGACTTGTGTGATCTGCACGATCTCTTTAAAAAAATCTTTTAGTCCCCCAATGGCATCTGCGGCTTTTGGGTTATCGTTGTAGTTCTTTAACGAAGAGTATGCAGAATCTAGAATTTTAGTGATATGTACACTTTGCACATCATGAATCTTTTCGGATAAACTTTTTACCTCTACCAATTTTTTTGCCAGGTTAAGAGCTGTTTTTTGCGCTTCTTCTTCGGCCTTATTCACCCGTTCTTTATGAAATTCTGCTGTAAGACTCAGCACGACTTCAATCTCTTGAGTCAGTCTCTCGTCCATTTTCATCCGTTTAGAAGCCCAAACACTTGCCGTGGCCACTTGTCCTATTAAAACTACCAGTAAAAAAACTGAACACACTTTCATGTCTTAAGCATATTAGATTTTTTATTTTTTTACAGGTCTAGTTTTTGGTTGCCAATTTAGGGATTTTATTGTTGCCCCCTCAACCAGACCTTGGCCTGAATTTTAGAAAGAAATTTCCACACCTAGTCTTTGAAAGAAAATCTGAGCATCTTTGCCATAAGCTTTCAGATAATCCCCAGGTAAAAGTAGCCCCGTGATAGACTGAAACCTAAGCCCAGATTCGGTTTGCAGTTCATAGGTCAAGTCCATCTCGTGTCCAATAAATTTTTCAGTGGAGTTCAAATTATTGTTATAGGGTCCATCTAAAGACGCCCCAGAATCCCACACCAGTGAGTTTCCTCCCAAGGCCCCAAGGCCACGAATACCAGAAGAGGCCGAAGTACGATAAAAACGATTATATTCTAAAAAGAATCTCGAGTTGCTTCCCAAAACCCATGTCAAACCCGCACTGTAATAGGTCAAATTGCTCCAGCCCAATAAGTTCATCTTTCCTGCATTTTGGAAATGGTTGTAGTAAAGGGGGTCATAGCTTTCATCTACGCCCGCTGTGCTTGCGTTATCTCCTGTGTCTGTATGGTATTGGATATAAACTCCCAACTGCCACGGCTCATAAGCTATAAAACCTGTGCGCCCATGTAACATGTGAGCACGAATATCTTGTCCAGAGGTTCTGTTTACGCCTTCTTGGATCACTCCATCAAAGCTGTAAAAAAAACGTCCTGTCTCGCCCGTTAAAGAGATAGCGTAAATGTCCTTTTCTTCTTTAGGAAAATTCACTGGTAGAGGCACTGTGAGGGCCATCTCATCACGATCAAGCATCATAAACGTAAAGCTGATATTCTTTACATAAGGCTCAAGAGCTTTTAGGTCTGCGTTCAAGAAATAAATTTTATAGTCTTGATCATCATAGGCGGCAGCCCCAGAGGACCAGCTAGAGATCGCAAAGCCCCCAAGCTGAAACCTTGCCACATCGGTTTGGTATTGAAAATATCCACCGTCAAAGCGTGTGGGGTAATCGTCATCTAGGTTTTTGGAAAACACGGCCCCATTGCCAATTTCAAAAGGCGTTCGACCCACAAATACAGAAAGTCCCGAAGCAAAATTCCACTCTGCATTGGCCTCATACAGTTGAAGCATCTCTTGATCTTGACCACTGAAATAGGGGTACCCAGCGTAACCCAAGTAGTCGCTCCCCCAGGTTTCAAATCCCAAAAGAGAGGCTTTAAATTTTAGATTTTCCTGCGCCTTAAAGTTAGCGGAGAGAATAATTTGGTGAGCCAAACGGTTGGTCTTTCCCCCAGAAACCCCCGCAGGACGATGCAGGGATTCAAAACGCGAACGATAATTCCCCATCCACTGAATGTAGGTGGGGTTAGATTGCTGCGCAAAGGCCTCTGCCAAGAACAGGGCTTCCATAAGACCTGCACAAATCATTAGCAAAATAAGATGCGTAAGAGCTTTCGTATTCGTCATAAACCCATGTTAAACGAGTTTTTTTGAAAAAAGTAGTGCTTCTAAGCCAAGAATAGTATAAACCAATATCTTCAAGTTCAGTCATGGACAATTCGACTCGGGAAGTAGCGCAGTCTGGTAGCGCATCTGGTTTGGGACCAGAGGGTCGCAGGTTCGAATCCTGTCTTCCCGACCATTTAAATTTCACGAGCCCTCGACCACCCAAATCACCTAATTACTTAATATTACACCACTTTTAATTTGGTTCGTATGATATTTCACTTGATGGTACAGATGGGGTATCGAACCGTCTCTTAATACAATAGTTGCAACCTTGCAAATATTGTATATACTCATATGTCATGAGCAGCAAAATAATAAATTCACCAATTGAACGTACCACTAGAAAACTATTCAGTATCGTTATTGAACGCCTGGCCGTTGTCATTAGCAAAGAGAGCTTAAGTTTCTCTCAGGTCGCCGCTCTTCACATTATTGATCGAGAGGGGTTCATTAACATTAATGACATTTCAAACAAACTCAATCTCTCTGTGTCTGCGTCTAGCAGAATGATTGATGAACTTGTGAAAAAAGAATTTGTTGAAAGAAAAGAAGATCCCAAAAACAGAAGAGTTAAAATTTTATCTCTTTCACCAGATGGCGAGCACTTTATGAACAACCTAAGTATCGAAAGAGTGAAAATAATAAAACAATCAGCCAACTTGATAGTAGACAAAGTAAAATTAAAAATAATCGAAAAAAGCAAAGGGAGAAAAAAATGAAAACCATTATAATCGTATCACTAATTTTGGTGGCAAATGCAGCCAGTGCGCAAAGTCATGATCATCATCAAAGTCATTCTAAAAAAAGTGATCACCATTTAGAAATAAAAAAACAGTTTAAGCCTACAGATGATCTTAAAGTTCGAATGGAAAAGGTCTTAAGTCTGATGAAGGAATTAAAAGTAAAAAAAGATGATGTAAAGAGCATTAAAGAATACGGAGATAAACTCACTCTCACCGTTAACGATATATTCAAAACTTGCAAGCTTGATCCAGAAGCAGATGAGGCCATTCACCCATCACTAGGATTAATTCTTGATGGGGCTCAAGAATTTAAAAAGGGTCAATATGATAGTGGTCACAAAAAAATTCACGAGGCCCTTTTAGATTATGAGAAGTTATTTAAGCATGAAGGATGGAATCATTAGAAATTTAATTTAATAAATCAAAGTTTAGAACAGACTAAAAATGAAAGGTTTAAAATGGAAACTCAATTAGAAGGTAAGAAAAACATTGTCATTGGTCTCTTTTCAATGGCTGCGTTCATGCTCTATGGCTTTTTATTAATATATTTAAGAGACTTTGCACCCAATGCGGCGGAGTGGGCTGCTGCTTATGGCAGTGGTAAGCATTTCGAGGCTAGACTAGCTCATGTCCATGGTAATCTTTTCGCTTTTTTAAATATTGTCATTGGTTATCTACTTTTCAAACTCGACATCAATTCAACTCAAAGAAAAATTGTGTCTTGGTTAGGTATTCTAGGTCTATTAATGCCGATTGGCATTTTGTTAGAGCTACTTTTGTCTGCATCTCCAATTTTTGTACTTATTGGAGCAGTATGTATGACTGCCAGTGTTTTTTTGTTGGGTTACTTTTTAATGAAATCCAAAAAGGTAGTGATTTAGATTCTTGAGATCAAAGGAACCAAGAAAAGGTGGATAAATGAAAAATGTAACCCTCTATTTTATAAAAAGACCAATTCTGGTAAATTTTATTTTGGCGCTCAATTTTATTATTGGTGGCTATTTCATTTATAAGGTTCCCAAGGAAGCCTTCCCTGGCGTTTCAATGAATCAGATCGTTATTGTGACTAAGTACCCTGGAGCATCGGCCAAAGATGTTGAGTTGAATGTCACTGTGAAGCTGGAAGAGAAGATCGCTGAAATTGGAAATATCAAAGAATATCGTTCAAGTTCCATTGAAAGTGTATCAAGGGTTACAATCTTTGCAGACGATAACTTAAATGAACTCCAATTTAAAGATCTTCTATTAGATGTGCAGACTGAAGTGGATAAAATTGATGATTTCCCATCAGATATTGAAGGTCAACCCATTATTACCAGTGTTACAACGGAAGATCGTCCAATTATGGAGATTGCCTTTACTGGCGATTATGCGCACTTAAAAAATACCTTACATGAAATAGAAAATGATCTTCGTAAAGTTTCAGGTGTTTCAAATGTAACTTTGGTGGGTCTCCCTGATGAAGAAATTCACATCGAAGTAGACGCTAATAAAGCTCAGGAAAAAGAAATTGATCTTAATTCGATTTACTTTGCGATCAATACTAGAAATCAAGTCGGAACAGGTGGAACGCTTGAATCTTTTTTATCTCAAAAAAAGATTGTTTCATTTAATAAATACGACAAAGCAGAAGATGTTCTAAATACGGTAATTAGAATGTCACCTGATGGTCAAGGAGTTTACTTAAGTGATGTCGCTGAATTAAATTACCGACCTAAAGATGAAAAACTTATTGTTCGTAATAATGGAAACCGTGGAGCTTCAATCCTAGTGGCGATTAGAAGTGGTGTAGATCAGTTAAAAGTATCTGATCAAATCAAAGAGTTTTTAGCAAATCTAGCACTCCCAGATGGTGTAACTTACAAGCTAAATAATGACGTATCTGATAATGCAAGAAGTAAGTTCTCTCTTCTCAAGAATAATGGTCTCATTGGTTTTATTCTTGTTCTTATTCTACTCTTTTACTTCCTTGGTGGTAAACCAGCTTTTTGGACGGCATTTGGTATTCCCTTTTCCATTTTTGGAAGCATGATTATGTTTGTTCCTATGGGGATGACACTTAACTCAGTTTCAATGGGGGCATTTGTAATCGTTCTTGGGATGATTGTTGATGATGCTATGGTGATAAGTGAACGTTTCGATGTCAATATCGAAGATGGCCAATCACCAGAGGAAGCGGCCAGTAATGCTGTGGGAAGGCTCTGGAAACCAGTGTTAGCATCATCTTTAACAACGATAGTAGCATTTTTACCATTATTAGCATTAGGTGGCCTATCAGGTAAATTTATTTGGCAGATGCCTACAGTTGTCATGATGGCGTTGTTTGTTTCACTTATTGACTGCTATTTATTATTACCAGCTCACCTTGCTCATGGGTCAAATAAAAAGGGGCAATATCAAAAAAATAAAATTGTCGTTTTTGGTGAGAATTTATATGAAAAACTACTTCGCAAGTTAATTGATCACCGTTATTTTGTGACACTTGGATTCTTAGGGATACTTGGTTTTAGTGTCTTTATTGGTGCAACAAAAGTAAGAAAAGATTCTTTTCCGCAAGAGGCCTCTGAAGGATTCACGATTAAAGCAACCCTTACAAAAGGATATGCTCCCGAAAAAGTCGAAGAAATAATCAGTGAATTAGAAAAGAGTATTCAAAGTCTAAAAAAGAAAGAGCTTGTAGGATATACCACGAGAATCGGTACACATAGCTTAAGCTCCCTTACAAATTTAGGAACCGAAGAAAACTTAGTTGCTTTTATGGTTTATTTAACTCCCTATAGTGACAGAAATAGAACTGCTCAAGATATTGTAGATGATATTCGCGCAAAACATTACAGATTTTATACAGAAAAAGGATACGGTTTAGAATTTGACCTGATGCGGATCGGTCCCCCACTTGGCGAGCCATTTGAAATAATTATCTCTTCAAACAACAATGAAAACCGGGCGAACTCCTCACTAAAAGTAGCCAATTTTTTAAAGATGATTGATGGTCTCTCTGATGTGAAAGACGATCAAATTGAAGGAAAAGATGAGATTAATCTTAGGCTAAATTATAAAAAAGTTGCCCAAGCAGGTTTAACACCGGCAGACATTATCAGGACTTTAAGAATTGCTTTTGATGGTCAGGTTGTCACAGATTATTCGTCAATAAATGAAACTTATGATTTTCGCTTGAGATTGAACAAAAAAACGAGAGGAGATTTAGATTTTGTTTCCAATCTCCCGATAGCAAATAAGCGTGGTCAGCTTATTAAGTTAAACACGATGATTGAGTATGAAGAAAGACCATCTTTTGCAGAGATTAAGCATTTTAACGGTCAGCGATCAACATCTATTACAGGAAATATAAATACAGAAAAGATTACAGCAGTTGAAATGCTCAAGAAATTTAACGAAACTTTTGTCAAAGATAAAAATGTTAAATACACAATTAGTGGACGTCCAGTAGAGGAAGAAAAAATTTTTGCTGGCTTAAAAATTGCTGCGGCACTGGCGATTATTGGAATATATTTTATCCTAAGTTTAATGTTTGATTCTTATGCAAAACCTTTTTTAATATTAACAGTAATCCCTTTTGGAGTTGTAGGAATATTTCTATCCTTTTTTGCGCATGGATTACCAATTTCGATGTTTGCAGGAATCGGTCTAATTGGTCTTTCTGGCATCGTTGTTAATGACTCCATCGTTCTTGTAGATCATTTAAGTCAACGACTTAAAGAAAATGCGAAATTCTCTATAGATGTTCTCATCCAAGGGGCCAAAGAGAGGCTTCGTCCAATCTCTTTAACTACCGTAAGTACAATGCTCGCCGTGGCTCCCACTGGATATGCTATTGGTGGTTATGACTCCTTGTTGTCTCCACTGTCATTGGCAATACTTTATGGACTTTTATTTGGAACTACGGTCGTTCTTATTTTAATGCCCAATCTATACGTAATTGGCAATGATCTAGGAAACTATATGAAAAAGGTTAAAGGTAACAAAAAGGCAGCACATTTATCAGTTTTATTAATCCCACTCATAATTGGTTTACACACAAAAGAAGTTAAGGCCGAAGCAAGAATAAACATTAAAAGAATTGTAGAACTTGTCGAAGATACCAATGAATTTAAGATTCAAAATGAGTCAGTAAGTCAGTCTGAATTTGGCATTGATGCAGTTGATGGACTCCTCGATTCAAAACTGAGTTCAAAGTTTTTTAAGTATTCCTCGGTAAATTATCCCAACCCACCGATCTCTCTTGATTCTGAGAAAGAAGGATTCGGACTTAGTTTTGATTACGAAAAAATGACTTCATTTGGAGTAAAACTTGGTTTGGGGGTTGGATTTGAGGATAAAAAGCTTGGAACAATTCCGGCCAATAATCAATTTAATCTTAATGCGATGGATACTGTTTATAAAGCAAGTATTGCCGCTCCGCTCTGGAGAAACTTTGGCAGTAAGGAATATCACTTAAACAGAAGTGCTGCCCTTACCAAAAAGAGTGGCCAAACCCTTCAAGGTAAATCTTTAAAGGACAAACTAATTATCGATGCTGTCACTCATTATTGGT
It includes:
- the rpsR gene encoding 30S ribosomal protein S18; the encoded protein is MDNEKFDKNADSGDRSEKKSTRTKFRPDYPISFKFDYKDPSSLARFLFEGGKIVPARVSKLSFKQQKALNKAIKRARHLALLPNGSIAYDDFKRPAPISPKPFEY
- a CDS encoding alginate export family protein, producing the protein MTNTKALTHLILLMICAGLMEALFLAEAFAQQSNPTYIQWMGNYRSRFESLHRPAGVSGGKTNRLAHQIILSANFKAQENLKFKASLLGFETWGSDYLGYAGYPYFSGQDQEMLQLYEANAEWNFASGLSVFVGRTPFEIGNGAVFSKNLDDDYPTRFDGGYFQYQTDVARFQLGGFAISSWSSGAAAYDDQDYKIYFLNADLKALEPYVKNISFTFMMLDRDEMALTVPLPVNFPKEEKDIYAISLTGETGRFFYSFDGVIQEGVNRTSGQDIRAHMLHGRTGFIAYEPWQLGVYIQYHTDTGDNASTAGVDESYDPLYYNHFQNAGKMNLLGWSNLTYYSAGLTWVLGSNSRFFLEYNRFYRTSASSGIRGLGALGGNSLVWDSGASLDGPYNNNLNSTEKFIGHEMDLTYELQTESGLRFQSITGLLLPGDYLKAYGKDAQIFFQRLGVEISF
- a CDS encoding MarR family transcriptional regulator yields the protein MSSKIINSPIERTTRKLFSIVIERLAVVISKESLSFSQVAALHIIDREGFININDISNKLNLSVSASSRMIDELVKKEFVERKEDPKNRRVKILSLSPDGEHFMNNLSIERVKIIKQSANLIVDKVKLKIIEKSKGRKK
- a CDS encoding efflux RND transporter permease subunit codes for the protein MKNVTLYFIKRPILVNFILALNFIIGGYFIYKVPKEAFPGVSMNQIVIVTKYPGASAKDVELNVTVKLEEKIAEIGNIKEYRSSSIESVSRVTIFADDNLNELQFKDLLLDVQTEVDKIDDFPSDIEGQPIITSVTTEDRPIMEIAFTGDYAHLKNTLHEIENDLRKVSGVSNVTLVGLPDEEIHIEVDANKAQEKEIDLNSIYFAINTRNQVGTGGTLESFLSQKKIVSFNKYDKAEDVLNTVIRMSPDGQGVYLSDVAELNYRPKDEKLIVRNNGNRGASILVAIRSGVDQLKVSDQIKEFLANLALPDGVTYKLNNDVSDNARSKFSLLKNNGLIGFILVLILLFYFLGGKPAFWTAFGIPFSIFGSMIMFVPMGMTLNSVSMGAFVIVLGMIVDDAMVISERFDVNIEDGQSPEEAASNAVGRLWKPVLASSLTTIVAFLPLLALGGLSGKFIWQMPTVVMMALFVSLIDCYLLLPAHLAHGSNKKGQYQKNKIVVFGENLYEKLLRKLIDHRYFVTLGFLGILGFSVFIGATKVRKDSFPQEASEGFTIKATLTKGYAPEKVEEIISELEKSIQSLKKKELVGYTTRIGTHSLSSLTNLGTEENLVAFMVYLTPYSDRNRTAQDIVDDIRAKHYRFYTEKGYGLEFDLMRIGPPLGEPFEIIISSNNNENRANSSLKVANFLKMIDGLSDVKDDQIEGKDEINLRLNYKKVAQAGLTPADIIRTLRIAFDGQVVTDYSSINETYDFRLRLNKKTRGDLDFVSNLPIANKRGQLIKLNTMIEYEERPSFAEIKHFNGQRSTSITGNINTEKITAVEMLKKFNETFVKDKNVKYTISGRPVEEEKIFAGLKIAAALAIIGIYFILSLMFDSYAKPFLILTVIPFGVVGIFLSFFAHGLPISMFAGIGLIGLSGIVVNDSIVLVDHLSQRLKENAKFSIDVLIQGAKERLRPISLTTVSTMLAVAPTGYAIGGYDSLLSPLSLAILYGLLFGTTVVLILMPNLYVIGNDLGNYMKKVKGNKKAAHLSVLLIPLIIGLHTKEVKAEARINIKRIVELVEDTNEFKIQNESVSQSEFGIDAVDGLLDSKLSSKFFKYSSVNYPNPPISLDSEKEGFGLSFDYEKMTSFGVKLGLGVGFEDKKLGTIPANNQFNLNAMDTVYKASIAAPLWRNFGSKEYHLNRSAALTKKSGQTLQGKSLKDKLIIDAVTHYWSIVKLEEEREIAQNSLTRFKELHKLNITKIKSGIISKSEFLTSEVEITSREKILKDLESRIRIEKLTLESALELKSSVVIEHDKMNASSSILSSKSSSALNLVESGLTYKQMQSNSELFDELVSIENEKTKSNVDFFVSLKSFGRGDNLSNSISENTQDKYEVFAGVTWDLDVGTKKNDSAIAAAMSRKRQADYRRNKTKLQLIKSVESLKEKVKSNKEQIVFLEKMKEQQFNILKAEKKRFENGRITTLDFVKLQEAYDRSSLQVIALNFSNEITALNLYFTVGKTDEYLRSYME